In Setaria italica strain Yugu1 chromosome I, Setaria_italica_v2.0, whole genome shotgun sequence, the genomic window catgtttgtttccaccctcctaaagttttagctcctaaaggtttttaggcagtttttaggcacctcctaaaagtatgtatgtttggttccacctcgtAAAAGTGACTAAATGCAATTAATGAAGTGGTAAAATACCCAAGATGCCCTTCCCCATGCCCCTGCTGTTGGCACGTACTCCGGCCCCACACCGCCCCTCCGCTGGCGCTTGGCCCGCTCGCTGCCGGCCCCACACCGCCCCTTCGTCGGCGCTTGGCTTGTCCGTCGCTAGCCCCGCACCACCCCTCCGCCGGCCCCACACCGTCCCTCCGTCGGCGCTTGGTCcacccgccgacgccgccccctTCCCTCGAATCCCAAccgccgcgcccctcccctcctcttcttccccggcacCGCCACCCCCCTCTCGGTCCTCCCTCGCCTGgatccgacggcggcggggatccGGCGGGGGAGCGCCTGGCTGGCTTGtgcggcggcgcaagggagcgggggcggcaGGGGTGGGGTTGCCGTGCGACAGCAGCGGGCGGCGGgaaggacgccgccggcgggggccgggcgaGGAGGGACGCCGGCGGCAGGCGGAATGGTGGGAGGGAGGGTGAGAGATAGAGAGGGgggggcaataaatgagggcagTGGGGTTCAGGATGGGCtttaggaggttttaggagggggtggagctcctaaagaaattGAAGCCTCCTAAAAgtttagtcacttttagtcatagtgtttggctctttagtcactttttagtcactttttaggagctaaaattttaggagggtggaaacaaacaggccctcatAAGCAGAACATTTGATCCTTATTGCTCCTATTCGATGCTCATGATTGATAAGTAGAACATTGGATCAtgcattttgtttctttttaatCGTCTGGTGATCACTATTATTTGACATAGAACGTTGCTGTCTTGCAGGCCTAAAGTTTTGTCCCCAAAAAGAAACCTCCGAGCTGCTGGTTGTGTGGAAATATGAGACGACTCAGCTGGTTGCCTTCCCTGCAAACATACGGCGACCTGTGCCTTTTTTGAAACCTGATCTTCTGAAATACTTTGGGGTAATACTTTGGGGTTCGAGTACGTTGGATCTGATTGCATAAAGAAAACCATAAAGAGTTGCCACTCTCCTCCTGGTAGGTGGACGTTGAGACGCATGCTATGCAGGCGTGCTGATCCAGCAAAACGCTGCCAGTCTTGTGCTGCTTGCCGTGCCTGtccgagcatattttgtttttgtttttctgaGGCGAAGATTGCATGCATGTGACGGGGCCGTGCCAGCTTTGAGTAGCGATTGGCGTTCTGTTTCTTAGATCTCTCCGACctgctgctttttttttcaaagacgTGCATAGCATGTTTTCTTCTGAATTACAATTTTGCAATTTTAAAAGAGATTTCAAAGCGCATAGTTACAACTATCACCCGCGACCAATAACAGAAACACAAGacaggaaaaaaaggaaaccaTAGCACCACCATCACACTAAACACGATCTAAGATGACTGAAATCTGCACATTTTACGAGTTCACATTTTATGAGATAAGGTCATCATGAATACACGCACATCACTGATTGCCTAGCAACCCGGAGCCAGCGGAGGTAGAGCGAGATGTCATGCAGACAATGCCTCCAAGGGGGAGTGACGCCAACGCCGCCATCGTCCGTCTGTCCATGGAGGATCAGACCAAGTCTTCACCGGGCAAAACCAAATGGATTCGGTGGCTGCAACAATACTCCTAGCGAGGTGAGCTACGCTAAGGAACACAACTGTTGTCGGCATCGGCGAATGCCAGGCAAAGCTTTTGCTAaggcccccctcccccaccccaaAACCAACTCCACGCAGCCGACCGCTAAGACCTGGATGGGAGCCAAAGCGATGGGATGACAGCGAGCAATCCACGACAATGACGATGGGGAACATCCGCGTGCCAGCGCCCGCTATCACGATGACCCAAAGACGGCGGCGACCGCGATGACCAAAAAACAACCACGGTGGGAAAGGGGGAGCTTGgctcccccccaccccaccctgCAACACTCCACGACGATGATTGAGGACGACCCGTGGTAGCAGCAGTTGCCGAGGGGTGGCGGCAAGCTGAAGCACCATGGGGAGGACGAAGACCCATCCTCCCATCCCTGCTAGCAAAGAAGACGGTTGGAGGAGGCATGGCCCCACGAGCATCAACCAACGGCAGCGAGCGACCCACTGCGGCGACCGCCAACACCGAAGAGGGCAGCCACGTGGTCATCCTCGAAGCAGTTGAAGCACAAGCCAACGAGGTCAGCCGACACCAAGTGGTAGGGGCCGGGCTGGCGAGCGCGTCGCCCTCCTCTTGTGCGGCAACTTCCTAGCCATCCTCCACCACGACCATGGCACCGCTAGTGTGGCTGCCGCGGCGGGCGTCCGCCATGAAGCTGTCGGAGGGAGCTAGCGGTGATGAAGCAGCGACCTGCGGGGGGAGCGTGGTGACCCGGCCCTGAAAGGCGCGACCTTGGATGTGCCGGTGACATCCTGACCTTGTTAGAGGGAGCGTGGTGAGCCGGCCCGTAAAGGTGGGACCTTGGATGTGCCGACGACATCCCGACGCATTGGCTGCCTTGATGGCAGGGAGGAGGCTCAAGCCGGCCGTGAGAAGAAAGGAGGGGTACGCGCGGCCGCTGCGGACTACGCTGCCGCCGTCGCAGACCGCCTCGCACCCCGCTTGTGGCCGCGGCAGACCCACCGCCCCAGCGCCAAGGAGCCGTAGGCCGCGGCGTCGCCAAGAGCAGCTCCGCAGGGACCAGCGGCCCAGAGCCGCGCAGCGAGGCGCGGGGCGATGATGACGACGTCGCGCCCCTCGTGGCCCTGTCACCCGACCCCGGGGTGACGACGACAAGTCCCCCGCGGCCCTGGGGCGACAACCACCGACGGCCCCTCCCAGTCGACGACGATGAGCAAGCAACCACATGACCGCCGGGACGAGCAACGGGGAGGAGGCACAGGGGAACGACGGATCCACACCGAAAGGCGATGGATCCGCACCGGTGACAAGCAGATCTGGCCACCGCGAGCCACCGGcgccggaggtggtggtggcggccatcGGGCTAGGGTTCGAGGGGGGCTCGCGAGCAGGTGGAAAGAAGTCCCGCTACCGCTCTCCTTGCAACTGCGAGGCTTTCGGCAGCTCGCTAGGGCGGCGGTGAGGCGGGGGGCGCGGGTCGGGGTTGGAGGTGCGGGGCGGCGGGGTCCGCCTGAGCTGCTGTCGTGGCGACGTGGACGGGAGAGTTTGGGGCCCGAGCCTCCCACGAGCTGAGCACGCGGCGTTTATAAAATTCTTTCGCTTCCCTGAATAGGTGGTTAGCAATAACTTATATAGTTGATAGTACTCCGTATGATGCTACTAGACCAGTACAGAATGCTCCGTACAATGCGAGCAGGTAGTAGTTGGCTGGTTGGCTGTTTTGCTCGCCTGAGCGTGAATCCGGTGCTGCGTCGTCGCGGTTTTTGGAGCTTTCCGGCTGTCAGGTTGGCGCTTGCGTGGCTGCGCGTAGCTTTCAGGGCAGCTCCAGTGGTATGAGATAGCAGGTAGCTCAAAGTTAGGAGAgagtaagggcctgtttggctccaccctattaaagtttaacacccgtcacatcggatgtttggatgctaattagaagtattaaatatagactaattacaaaactaattgtacagttggagtgtaattggcgagacgaatctattaagcctaattagtccatgatttgacaatgtggtgctacagtaaccatttgctaattgtggattaattaggcttaatagattcgtctcgcgaattagcacagggttctgcaattaattttataattagctcatgtttaattcttctaattagcatccgaacatccgatgtgacactgttaaagtttagcacctcgtatccaaacaccccctaaagggAACACATGCAGATCAGAGCTCGGTGCAGTGAGAGGGAGGGGTTTTGGGAGATGTGCGAGATGAGCGCGGAGGGAATCTATAGTATTATGTCCCTTTTTATCTGTCTCTAAAAAATCGTATTTGAAGATCTGTTTTTCTGCTTGGTCCTTTTCTATGGTGCCTAGATCCTTTTTATCTATCTCTAAAAATTCGTGTTTCCCTCAAAAACCCGCTTTCCGAGCGATCAATAACAAGGGACGGACGAAGTATGTTGCTTTTTTACTGCTCACTGAGTAAAATAATGTTTCTACTAGCTCAACGCTAGTCCGTTGGAGCCGGATCGGTATGGCGGTCTCGTGGACCCTGCTACATTTGGCTCTGCATAGGAGTTATCGCCTCGATTCCTAGCTCCTGGAACCTGGCGACGAGCCTACTGCCATCATTTTGTCCTTGTTTACTTggtgaatttgggaggtgccaaattactgtagcaacactgtagcgtttcgtttgtatttgtgaattattgtccaaacattgactaattaggctcaaaagatttgtctcgcaaagtacaacaaaactgtgcaattagtttttaatttcatctacatttagtactccatacatgtaccgcaagtttgatgtgatggggaatcttctttttacatagtgccaaagttgggagtttggagatAAGAGAACAAGGGCTTTGTAGAATTTGGATAGGTGGCAGTGACACGGGTAACGGGTTTACGAGTTCGATGGACGACACAGGCCCAAACCGGGCAGACGACACAGGCCCAAACCGGCCTGCTTGTTGCTAATTGCTAGCTAGGCCCGTTTCAGTCCCAAAGAAACAAGCCGGTGGGCCTGTCAGGCTGTCAGTGATGACTTACTTGCACCACCATCGTGTACTCGTGTTACATTTACACGAATGCCTCTGTACGTCCCTTGACAGTATGACGGAGGAAACCGTGGTCATTTTCAAGGCACCGTGACCTTACAGGCTTGCGCCACTAGGCAGCAGCGTGTGAACGCCGTAACGGAGCTGAGCTGACCAGTGAGGCTCAGGCTGGCTTTTCTTTTCATACGGACTCCTCCACGGCCGGACTCGACTAGTCGGATCCCAGTATCCCATTAGTCCGTCACCCCGGTTGTACAGTAGTGCCTGGCCTGCAGCTAGCTCCTCCACGTTGTTCGTCTTGTACAGCTCCGATCACCGTCACGGGCGCAGGGCAAAAACGAGACGATCGATAGCCACCTCCGACCGTATTCGGCGACTTGTCGCGCGTCGCGTCTTGGTGCGTACATGATGACGAACAGCGCACAAGCTTGGGGTCACTCACGTGTACGATCGCGCTACACGCCCGGGCAAGGCTGCTGTAGGAGAAACCAAACACGAGGTCGCAACGTGCGCGGCAATTCGGCCAATGTGTGACAGATCGCGGTCAAAAACTCcggccggccgtcgtcgtcgctcgcGACCGGCCGGCACTCGCTCGCCACCGTACGGCGCGCATGCAGTTTGGTTTTGGTCCGAACCCACCGCGTCTAATTTGGCGTTTCAACGGCCCAGCCTCGCGCATATCCTCCACGTCGTCGATCATCGCCTCgtccgggagcggcggccgccggccccctccgtCCGAAACGGCTCGTCTCGAACGAAAGCCGCTTTGGCCGATGCCCGTCAGGCGGCTGTCAGCTAGCGAGCGACGCCCCGCGCGCGAGCGCAGGTCGTGCTCCGGCTTGACTAATAAGCTGAGATCGATGGGAACCCCCACGGCCCCACCCGGCCGCCCCCGATCACGGCAGCGCGACAGCTGACGCGCGAACTGGTCCGCCTCGTCTGCCCCGGTGGCCCGGTCCACACTCCACAACGTGCTTTTCACCGTTAGAGCGGTGACGATGCACGGGCAATTGGCCGGCATCATGACATGAGCTATCATGGGCTGATGGCTTATCCAACACACTTGGAAAGTAAgtaatggatcatggatggccggccggccggccggggttgTGCCACGaatcctcgtcgtcgtcatcgatGCCCCGTTTTGACGTGTAATTCAACTGAATCAACCGACGCTCTATCCCCACACCTAATCACGCATTCACGCATCTCCTGCCTGTGCAGGCCGATGGGACAGCGTCACAGCGACGGCGACTCCTTGACGGATGGACGCcactagggccttgtttagttggccaatttgggaggtgccaaattactgttacagcactgtagcacactgtagcgtttcgtttgtatttgtgaattattgtccaaatattaactaattaggctcaaaagattcgtctcgtaaagtacaacaaaactgtacaattactttttaatttcatctacatttagtactccatacatgtaccgcaagtttgatgtgatggagaatcttctttttgcatagtgtcaaagttggaagttgggagtaactaaacatggcctagctCGGAGATGGGCATGTTCATGATGATTAACGCTACATTAATCCCCCGGCCGGAATCTGACGGCGACCAAACAAGCCGCCAAGGTGCTCCGTGCCATGATTGACCCTCTGACCGATGAACAGGTGACCGGCCGGACCCGGGCGGGCCGGCCTGCCAAAGTAATCGAATCGAGCCCTGCCTTCACGACACCGGCACTTGTTCCTAAACCCGAATCCTACACCCCCGATCGGGTGCAGCGTGTTTGGTCTTCAGTCGTCTTCTCGTGAACTGACTCCACTCTAACCTTTGCCCCTCTGATCCTGATGTTTTGTCTGTACGTTTGGATCACTCATCTGTCGTTCAGAACAAACTAAGACAGTTCTGATTGATAACTAAGTGTTCACACATATCTGCATTCCAGATTTTTCTCCCAAACCAAAAATATCCGGCAAGATGCTCTTCATTTCACTGGTTGGCTCGATCCCTGGCACGAAAAGTCCAAttaggaagaaaaaaacaagTGCAGAGGCCTGAAATTCACTCGCAAGATGCTTGCGCTTGCATTGATGCTGCGACAACGTACCAATCCAAGTCGTGAACATGACTACGCTGTCATCTACCACAAACTCAAAGACGTGTACTACTGAGGCATAGGCGCATAGCTTGTTTATCTTATCCGAGCTCCTACGCGACAGTAGCAACTCGGAACCGCCTAGATGTTCACGCATGGCCTGCATAGCTGCATTGCATCACGCATGTTATGTCATCGTTTTCGGAACCGGCAAAGGTGCCCATCACCCTTCCTCACACGGGCTGCGTCGCTCGCTGCCACTGACGGCCGGTCGGCCGGTCGGCCGGTCGGCCTGCTTAGCTCACGGCAGCAGACACGCGTGTGACACTGTCACCGACGGTCGGTCGATCAGCTACCTTGCGCTCAGGAACGACTGTATCTGTGCAAGCTCGTCCATCTGTTACGGTTGCGCGATAAAAACTTTCATCAAGCTCAGAGTTCACACTTTGCTGTCTGTAGATCCCTAGATCAGCACCAGTGAGGCAGTCGAAATGTCCTCGAACCCAAATGCTCACTCCCATTGCATTGGTAAGATGGAATCTGAGCCTCCTTTGAAGCAATGCGGTGGGACTCGCCGTCAATCAGTCATCAGGAGAGGAGGACGTGGAGCGAGCCGTTCTTGGTGGCCGCGCACACGGGGCAGgcctcggcggccgcgtcgcACCCGCTGCACAGGCACAGGTGCCggcatggcagcagcagcacgcacGCGTCCGCCGCGCCGCAAGCCCTGCACGCCCTCGCCCGGCACCGCGCCTCGGCGCCATGTTCCTCACGCTCGAAGCAGCACGACCGCGCGTCCTCGGCGTCGCCCTCGCcctcggcggcgcacggcggctgGAGGACGTTGTCGAGCGTGGCGCGGAGGCCCGCCGCGACGGCCTCGTGGCTCCTGGCGACGTCCCGCCACGCCTGGCCCTCGGCGGCCGTCCGCCGCAGCTCCTCGTCTAGCTCCGCGTTGCGTGCCAGCGCGCGCTCCagatccgcctccgccgcccgcaggcgccgcgccgccgcgcgttcCACCGTCGCCACCACGGCGCGCGCGTGCCGGCGCCGCGCCTCCTGCAGCCCCGCCCGCAGCCGCTCGGTCTGTCCGCGCAGGAACGAATCACGAGAACGGGTTCAGAATCAGACACCGTATCACCGTATCACGAGTACCAGACCGAAGAGATAAGTGAAACAACGTTCGCGATCGAACAATGCGAAGAAACCGGTGGACGCACCTCGATGCGGACGATCGCGTCGATCTCGACGCCGTGTTGGTAGAGATGGGAGAGGAAGCCCTGCGACGCCGGCGCGGTGTCGCCTGGCGTGCGGCCGCTGGTGGAAGCGGCGGCAGAGCAGAGCACCCTGCTGCTCTGCACATCCCCCGCGGGCGCGAACGCCTGCGGCACCGGCACGGGCGGCAGCAGAGCGTGGTGGCCTTCCAGGTCCATGATCAGGCCCGCGCCGGCCACGTCACCCACCCGCGCGCGCTTCCTAGGCCCGATGtcgctgttgttgttgttgcaggTGAGGTCGCTGAACACAGTGTCGCCGCCCACCGCGGGCACCTGCCGCCGCACCACGGCGGCGAGCTGGTGGCCGCCGCAGCCGTGCTCGCCGAGGAGCGCCGACGCGGTTGTCGCGGTGTCCAGCGCTGGCCTGCGGAACACACAAACGCACGCGCAGGTGATGGATCGAGACGAGACGACGTTGTGGAGGAGGATAAATAGGAGGGGGTGAAATGAGGACGAACCTGGTGACGGCGCGGGGGTCGTGGGGGAAGGCGTGGGCGGCGTACTGCGCGTGCACGGCCATGGGAGGAGAAGGACGGATGGCGCGGGGATCGGAGGTGGCGGCAAGGATGGCGCCGCTGGGCGGTGTCTTACTAGACGTGGGATGGATGATGATCGATCATGCAGTGAGCTCGGCGGTGCTCTGCTCGGGCGACGACGAGCAGAGCACGATGGTGTTATATACGGCAGGGCGATGGATTTAGCGGTGAGGTGATGAGAGGACACGTCGACGTGCGTGGCCGCCGGACCACGACGACGTACCCCTACGTCGGATGGATCGTACGTATCAAGTGGAGGCGACAGATGCTGCTGTTTTAGCTTGACGAGGCGGGAGCATCGGCGTGAGAGAGCGTGTCTGGTGTGGACAAACAGGCAAGGAAACAGGTGGATGGACGGTTGATTGGCAAATGGCGATCGCGGGGATGCGGTCATGCGGATGCCTCTGCGGCCTCGCCTTTTTAATAATTGGATGGGTTTTTCTCTGCTCCCGTGCTTTAATAATTGGATGGGTTTGCCATATCCGCCTTGGCTTTGCTCCAGCTTTCTGACGCAGCAATGCCAGCAATGGTGAAGGGATGTGGGATTTGGCACGAGGGGCCTGCCCTACTCGACTCGCGTCTCGCATGTGGCGAGGAGTGCTCCATGAGTGATAAGTCCATGTTGATCTACCTTTTCAATTCAAGCTATAAGGAACAGCTGCATGCATGGGTGCATCCTGTTCCTTTGCTTTCAAGAGAAGCACGAACTTGATCGGCCATTTCGATTGGAAAGTGAAAGCGGGGAGGTTTAATTTGAGCGGTCAAAGGCAAGCACCGTGCCCGGGGGACAAAACATACTACTATAATAATCGACAAATCTAGCATCATCGTCCGGGAGCAATGCACCGCTCAAGCAACGGATTACGCGGCGAGGGGACAGGAACGAGGCAGAGGCACCCACCAGCCACCAGCCACCGCCAAGGCCGCCGGTATAGATGTCCATTCGGGCTGTCCAGCCCGATCCAGTATGGGCCCAGCATGGCCCGCTATTTTTCGTGCTGGGCCTGGCCCATCACGACGACTCcttcgtgccgtgccgtgctaGTCCACGGGTCTCATCGGCGGCCCAAGCATGGGCCCATAAGACCTTTTTCGTGCCGGGTCAGCCCGAAGAGCCTGACCATGCCGTGCCGGCCAGCAGCGAGAAAAAACAATTCACCGAGTCAGGATGAAACACCGATTCATAATTTTAAACTTTGAAGTTCATCAGAcattcaaaatttcaagttcATCACAGATCACACATTCATCACAGATCACACAGAAATTCATAATAAATATAGATAGAGCTGTTAACACTTTATctatgtgatcaagtgttggctgcctcattaaaaaccttcaTAGGTAAAAACTCACCCTTGTGAGAAAACCCTAGAAAgggaaaaagagtacagccagcTCAAGTTCAATGGTCAAGTTGAATTCAACATTACAGACACACACAGACAGACATAGAAGTATAGAATTAGAACACCAACAGGCAGTCAGGCAACAATCCAATAGAATAGGGTTCAGCTTCAGCTTGCTCCCGGGGTAGATCTAGAGGTGCAAGAAGGAAAAGTGTTGGTAATTGAAAAGTGTTTAGCAATTGAAGTTGAAGAATAGTTAGGAATTAACTTACTGACTAGCTTGGCCTTCATCTTGGTCTTGGTAGGGGCTTCTGTATATTTCCTTAGTTCATTGATCTCCTTCTCAACATCAGGTTGTGCCCTTGCATCTCCCAACTCCCAATCCTTGAGGCAGGTCAGCATCTCCACCGTCTCCGGCAACAACCGCCGACACCTCTTCTCGATCACCCTGGTAGTAAGACTAAAATAAGATTCTGAAGAAACAGTGGAAACTGGAACAGACATCACATCTTTAGCTAGTATGAATAGAATATAATAGGATAGCttgtgctcatgccaccaactaAGTATGTTGAAGTTTTCTCATAGCAAGTAATAGTGTCACTGTCCAAGTAGGATGACAACTCAGAAGCAGGAGATATAGAAGGTGTAGATGAAAGAACAGGAGAACCACCTAAACCAGATGGAGCACCAAAGATCTTACCCAATGCAATTCTTTTCTTACCAATAGCAGCTGTAGTTTGAGAGGGTCTATGCATCAtaactgcaccaaacttgttTTCATACTTGTAAACAACTTATATAATTCAGTTCTAATCTCAATGAAATAAGAAGAATAATCAACACCAACTGTCTGAGAAAGAAGCTGAAGAATATTATGAAAACCTCTCATCttggctctaggatccaaaATGAATGCAAAGGAATATAACAGAGGTATGTTCTGCCAATACTTGAGAAACTTGAGCTTCATGGGAACAACAATATTTCTGAGCAGTGGATCAGTCTCTTGGCCATGCAAATGACCAACAATCTCAATAATATGATGCAACATGAAAGGACTTTTTggatagtaaacaccagatAAAGCAACAGTGGAATCATAAAACATTTCAAGGAACAACAAAATTTTCTCAGCAATTACCCAATAGCTTTCAGTCAGTAGTGGCTGGCCATTGTGCAAACCATAATAAGCAGAAATAAAGACAGAAAAGACAATCTTATATGGTAGTAGATGTTTGAGCATGAGATATGTATAATTCCATCTCACATCCATATCTAAACCAAACTTACGAGGGCGTACCCCCTTGACAATGCAGAAGTTATAGAAAGCTGCAATGCGTTGGTTAGAAGAGTTCAAAAAAAAGATGACAGTCTTAAAAGCCTCAAGATAGGATTTGATCCTCTTCAAACCAGACTTGACTATGAGATTGATAATATGACATGCACAACGTTGATGCAAAAGACCAACAAGTGCTTtatcagaatcagaatcaagaGGTTCAGAATCTGGACCAAGATAACCAACAAATTTGGGAATGAGTGTGTCCATGGTAGAAGTGTTAGCAGAAGCATTATCAAGTGTGACAGAGAAAATCTTATCCTCTAAACCGAATTCAGAAACTACTTGTTCAATACGTTCAGCAATGTTAACACCAGAATGCGAGCAATCAATCAACCAAAGAGCAATAATTCTCttctctaattcccaatcagcagaaacaaaatgtGCAACAACACTAAGGTAGTCTTCCTTAACATTGCTAGACCAAACATCAGAAGTAAGACAGATAGAAGAAACAGAAGACTTCAAAGTTTCAACCAGAGAAACACGATGCTCGGCAAAGTACTTGGTAAGATCTCTAGAAGTGGTCTGCCTAGAAACTTTAGCAAAACGAGGGTTATGAGCATGCTGGATGTACTTCTCAAATGCCTCTGTCTCACCAAAGCCTAGGGGTAGATCAAGTCTAGCAATCAAACGACACAATTCCTTATGAGCAAGATCAGGCTTGTATTCCTAATTACTAATTGAGCCATCAAAATTGAATTGAAGTTGTGACTGAACAAGAGAAGAATGGTTTTGTTTAGCAAAGCACATCTTCTGGTACCGGAGCAAATGGCCAGTACTAGCACAAGATCGGCTAGTAATAATGTGAGAACAATGATGGCACTTGGCAACGTACCTCACCTGCTTCCCATTGGCGCCTTCCTAGaacaactcctcaaagtcgttcCATGCAGCAGATCGTCACTTCCCCTTGCGGACACTGGTGCCCGTTGAGGTAGTCGGCGTAGAAGATGGGGTAGAACCTCCAACACCGGCAGCATCCACATTGACGGGAGCAACAAAGCTACTGAAGAGTGCCACGGCTCCGGCAGCCATGTCGTCCTCATCGTCGCCTATGagaacaagaagaacaagattAGGAACAAGAAGAGGGTTAGGATCAGAACAAGATCAGGAGAATAAAAAGAGGATCAGGAACAATGGTGCGCGTGGCAGCCCACAAGCCCTTAGGTCGTCATTGATGGTGTAGTTCTCGTCCATCACGATGACCTCGTGTGGCAGGCGATAGCTTCCTTCGGCGTCCCTCAACCGCTCCTCAACCGCTCCATCCCTAGCGCGCGACACCCGACAGATACCTGCAAACAGGAGAACAAGAtcaggaacaagaagaggatcaggagaacaagaagaggatcaggaggaCAAGTGGGTACCTGCGACACTGGAGCCAGGAGCAGGAGAAGATGACGGGATGATGAGATGCCTAGAGGATCTGTGAGAGGACGAAGGCCAACGGTCGTGACACCACAGCCGCTCCGTCCCTCCTCAATGGCGCGCGGCACCCGCCACCCGACGGTCGACGGATACCtccaagaagaggat contains:
- the LOC101765176 gene encoding probable BOI-related E3 ubiquitin-protein ligase 2, which translates into the protein MAVHAQYAAHAFPHDPRAVTRPALDTATTASALLGEHGCGGHQLAAVVRRQVPAVGGDTVFSDLTCNNNNSDIGPRKRARVGDVAGAGLIMDLEGHHALLPPVPVPQAFAPAGDVQSSRVLCSAAASTSGRTPGDTAPASQGFLSHLYQHGVEIDAIVRIETERLRAGLQEARRRHARAVVATVERAAARRLRAAEADLERALARNAELDEELRRTAAEGQAWRDVARSHEAVAAGLRATLDNVLQPPCAAEGEGDAEDARSCCFEREEHGAEARCRARACRACGAADACVLLLPCRHLCLCSGCDAAAEACPVCAATKNGSLHVLLS